From Asticcacaulis sp. EMRT-3, one genomic window encodes:
- a CDS encoding catecholate siderophore receptor Fiu, producing the protein MTSSIRSRKHKAHAYAAAFAALAFAPALAHADSADSRDRPTEVTVKGERVLPTKRVAPLVDTPQTIEVIKSDVIEQQGATTLTEALRNSPGVGTFYLGENGSTSTGDAIYMRGSDVSGSIFVDGVRDVATVSRDMFNIEQVEVLKGGAGTDVGRGAATGAIDLSTKRPLLGNFYNGSVAAGGGDFGRATADLNWQIGDTRAFRLNLMDQDAGVAGRDIIKNKRWGIAPSLGFGLNTPTRLYLDYLHVEQNNIPDGGVSTIGLPGYSAPDDITRAGYRDFLNDAARADPRNFYGTKDDHDNDTTDAFTAIFEHDLGHGLRLSNITRWSQTDQNYQLTSIMGQGTNLAKDSTRPLLTPDPSDPSTWTLTRLVNNKNITNKALTNQTHLQGHFKLGGLQNSFDTGLELEREEQTNRLYDNTAASGAYPAVSIYAPDPNVSGYSRFLTGAYTYGRTDTVGLYANDAVKFSDAWQLNGGLRYDHYKTRFDSYDANGVNTPLSVDGDLWSGRLGLVYKPARNGSIYASYAVTAQPPGGANFTLTSTAKDTNPDVKPQLAKTWEAGSKWNFAHGQLALTGAVYRTQYSDQITQDPDGTLYRTGEKSVQGIELGLNGQITPDWTITAGYTTMHTEVKKQVAVTADGSDQLAYNPTDSLTLWTTYRLADNLPLGGLTLGGGVNYNGQMKRGSDGAIGTPSFTKAYAVVNGLATYPLTPHVELQLNVYNLFDTDYVAAINKSGYRYTPGTPRTVRLTVNFKY; encoded by the coding sequence ATGACCTCCTCCATCCGTAGCCGCAAGCACAAGGCCCACGCCTATGCCGCCGCCTTTGCCGCCCTGGCCTTCGCGCCCGCACTGGCCCATGCCGACAGCGCCGACAGCCGCGACCGCCCCACCGAGGTGACGGTCAAGGGCGAGCGCGTCCTGCCCACCAAGCGCGTGGCCCCGCTGGTCGATACGCCGCAGACCATCGAGGTCATCAAAAGCGATGTCATCGAACAGCAGGGCGCCACCACCCTGACCGAAGCCCTGCGCAATTCTCCCGGTGTCGGCACCTTTTATCTTGGCGAAAACGGCAGCACCTCGACGGGCGACGCCATCTATATGCGCGGCTCCGATGTGTCGGGCAGCATTTTTGTCGATGGCGTGCGCGACGTGGCCACCGTCTCGCGCGACATGTTCAATATCGAACAGGTCGAGGTGCTGAAAGGCGGGGCGGGCACCGATGTCGGGCGCGGCGCGGCCACCGGCGCGATTGATCTTTCGACCAAACGTCCCCTGCTTGGCAATTTTTACAACGGATCGGTCGCAGCAGGCGGCGGCGATTTTGGCCGCGCCACCGCCGACCTCAACTGGCAGATCGGCGACACGCGCGCTTTCCGCCTCAATCTGATGGATCAGGACGCCGGTGTGGCGGGCCGCGACATCATCAAAAACAAGCGCTGGGGCATAGCGCCATCGCTCGGCTTTGGCCTCAATACCCCCACCCGGCTTTATCTCGACTATCTGCATGTCGAGCAGAACAATATCCCCGACGGCGGCGTTTCTACCATCGGCCTACCCGGCTACAGCGCGCCCGACGACATCACACGCGCCGGCTACCGCGACTTTCTCAATGACGCCGCCCGCGCCGATCCGCGCAATTTCTACGGCACGAAGGACGATCACGACAACGACACGACCGACGCCTTCACCGCCATTTTCGAACATGATCTCGGCCACGGCCTGCGCCTCAGCAATATCACGCGCTGGAGCCAGACCGACCAGAATTACCAGCTCACCTCGATCATGGGACAGGGCACGAACCTGGCCAAGGACAGCACGCGGCCTCTTTTGACCCCCGATCCGTCCGATCCGTCCACCTGGACCCTGACCCGTCTGGTCAATAACAAGAACATCACCAATAAGGCCCTGACCAACCAGACCCACCTGCAAGGCCATTTCAAACTGGGCGGTCTGCAAAACAGCTTCGATACCGGGCTTGAGCTGGAGCGCGAAGAGCAGACCAATCGCCTTTATGACAATACTGCCGCATCGGGTGCCTATCCGGCGGTCAGCATCTATGCGCCCGATCCGAATGTCAGCGGGTACAGCCGTTTCCTGACCGGGGCCTATACCTATGGCCGCACCGATACGGTGGGGCTGTACGCCAATGACGCGGTGAAATTCAGCGACGCCTGGCAACTGAATGGCGGCCTGCGCTATGATCACTATAAGACGCGCTTTGATTCCTATGACGCCAATGGCGTCAATACGCCGCTGTCCGTTGACGGCGACCTGTGGAGCGGGCGTCTGGGCCTCGTCTATAAACCCGCCCGCAATGGCAGCATCTATGCCTCCTACGCCGTCACCGCCCAGCCTCCGGGTGGGGCCAACTTCACCCTGACCAGCACGGCCAAGGATACCAATCCCGATGTCAAGCCACAGCTTGCCAAGACCTGGGAGGCGGGCAGCAAGTGGAACTTCGCCCACGGCCAGTTGGCCCTGACCGGTGCGGTCTATCGCACCCAGTATTCCGACCAGATCACGCAGGATCCCGATGGCACGCTGTATCGCACCGGCGAAAAGAGCGTGCAGGGCATCGAACTGGGGCTGAACGGCCAGATCACGCCCGACTGGACCATCACTGCCGGTTACACCACCATGCACACCGAGGTGAAAAAGCAGGTGGCCGTCACCGCCGATGGCTCCGATCAACTGGCCTATAATCCGACCGATTCCCTGACGCTATGGACCACCTACCGGCTGGCCGATAACCTGCCGCTGGGCGGGCTGACGCTGGGCGGCGGCGTCAACTATAACGGCCAGATGAAGCGCGGCTCGGACGGCGCCATCGGCACGCCCAGCTTCACCAAGGCCTATGCGGTGGTCAATGGTCTGGCCACCTATCCGCTGACCCCGCATGTCGAGCTGCAACTGAATGTCTATAATCTGTTCGACACCGACTATGTGGCGGCCATCAATAAGAGCGGCTATCGCTATACGCCGGGCACGCCGCGCACCGTGCGCCTGACCGTTAATTTCAAATATTAG
- a CDS encoding Fe2+-dependent dioxygenase: MMLHVPHVLNAEQVSKMRQALTAADWVDGRATVGDQGARVKHNRQLGEHSETGRELGEKVLAALKHSPLFFAAALPKRIVPPLFNIYEAGETYGLHIDGAMRPLPDGQGHLRTDLSCTLFLSEPDDYDGGELEVFDTYGAHEVKLPAGDLILYPSSSLHRVQPVTRGARICSFFWLQSLVRSDEQRRMLFELDATLTRLRSQQGDSVEVVALTGHYHNLLRLWAES; the protein is encoded by the coding sequence ATGATGCTCCACGTCCCCCACGTGCTGAACGCCGAACAGGTAAGCAAGATGCGGCAGGCCCTGACGGCCGCCGACTGGGTCGATGGCCGCGCCACGGTTGGCGATCAGGGGGCGCGCGTCAAGCATAACCGGCAACTCGGCGAGCATTCCGAAACCGGGCGTGAACTGGGCGAAAAGGTTCTGGCGGCGCTGAAGCACAGCCCCTTGTTTTTCGCCGCCGCCCTGCCGAAACGCATCGTGCCGCCCCTGTTCAATATCTATGAGGCGGGCGAAACCTATGGCCTGCATATTGACGGGGCGATGCGCCCCCTGCCCGATGGTCAGGGTCATCTGCGCACCGATCTGTCGTGCACGCTGTTCTTAAGCGAGCCCGATGATTATGACGGCGGCGAGCTGGAGGTGTTCGATACCTATGGCGCGCATGAGGTCAAGCTGCCCGCCGGTGACCTGATCCTCTATCCGTCTTCCAGCCTGCACCGCGTCCAGCCGGTGACGCGGGGTGCGCGCATCTGCTCTTTTTTCTGGCTGCAAAGTCTGGTGCGCAGCGATGAACAGAGGCGGATGCTGTTCGAACTCGACGCCACCCTCACACGCCTGCGCAGCCAGCAGGGCGACAGCGTAGAGGTTGTCGCCCTGACCGGCCATTACCATAATCTGCTCAGGCTATGGGCGGAAAGCTGA
- a CDS encoding alpha-glucuronidase family glycosyl hydrolase yields the protein MKFRIFVSLALMLFSASAAAQAATLPPEDGYALWLRYQPVAASYAATAPHATAIIGGDTPTLQAAESELERGIKGLLGQDIAMSTAVTDGALVLGTPAESSLIKSLNLPLQALGDEGFLIRDLKLDGHDVTVIAANSDTGVLYGAFRYLKLIQTESSLDHLDLSDAPKIKLRLLNHWDNLDGHVERGYAGNSIFDWWRLPDLHDPRLTDYARANASIGINGTVINNVNATPLVLDDRHIAKAAAIADALRPYGMKVYLSVNFASPEALGGLKTADPLNPQVIAWWKERTEAVYKAIPDFGGYLVKASSEGQPGPGDFGRSHADGANMLARLLKPHGGVVMWRAFVYASQNPEDRFKQAYDEFKPLDGKFDDNVIIQIKNGPIDFQPREPFSPLFGALKKTHEMMEVEITKEYVGQATHLVYLGTMWQEALQADTWQQGKGTTVAKVVDGQVYHDDLTAMAGVSNIGADRNWTGSDFDQANWYAYGRLAWNPQADAQAIATDWVKMTFSNDPAFVAPVVKMMMGSREAMVDYMTPLGLHHQMATGHHYGPGPWVCNLARPEWNPCYYSKADVNGIGFDRTKTGSDALSQYAPEVAAQWNDPKTTDPRYLLWFHHVPWTFVSADGKPLWPDMIAHYDAGVDYVHAMQATWAGLKSYVDPQRFQAVSDNLRIQAREAKWWRDASIAYFQSVNHLPLPAGVAAPEKSLSYYESLQFPNAPGQGE from the coding sequence ATGAAGTTCAGAATTTTTGTAAGTCTCGCGCTCATGCTGTTTTCCGCCTCGGCGGCAGCGCAGGCCGCCACCTTGCCCCCCGAAGACGGCTACGCCCTGTGGCTGCGTTATCAGCCCGTGGCCGCGTCCTACGCCGCCACCGCGCCCCACGCCACGGCGATCATCGGCGGGGATACGCCGACCTTGCAGGCTGCGGAAAGCGAGCTTGAGCGCGGCATCAAGGGCCTGTTGGGGCAGGATATTGCCATGAGCACCGCTGTCACGGATGGCGCTCTCGTACTCGGCACACCGGCTGAGTCCAGCCTCATCAAAAGCCTGAACCTTCCGCTGCAAGCTCTTGGTGATGAAGGCTTTTTAATCCGTGACCTCAAGCTTGACGGCCACGATGTCACGGTGATTGCCGCCAATAGCGACACCGGCGTTTTGTACGGCGCTTTCCGCTATCTGAAACTGATCCAGACGGAAAGCTCGCTCGATCATCTCGATCTGTCCGATGCGCCGAAAATCAAGCTTCGCCTGCTCAATCACTGGGATAATCTCGATGGCCATGTCGAGCGCGGCTATGCCGGTAACTCGATTTTCGACTGGTGGCGGCTGCCCGATCTGCACGATCCGCGCCTGACCGACTACGCCCGCGCCAATGCCTCGATCGGCATCAACGGCACGGTGATCAACAATGTCAACGCCACGCCTCTGGTGCTCGATGACCGCCATATCGCCAAGGCAGCGGCCATTGCCGATGCGCTTCGTCCCTATGGTATGAAGGTCTATCTGTCGGTCAATTTCGCTTCGCCCGAAGCGCTGGGGGGCTTAAAAACCGCCGATCCGCTCAACCCGCAGGTCATCGCCTGGTGGAAAGAGCGTACCGAGGCGGTTTACAAGGCCATACCCGATTTCGGCGGCTATCTGGTCAAGGCGTCGAGCGAAGGTCAGCCTGGGCCGGGCGATTTCGGCCGCAGCCATGCCGATGGGGCCAATATGCTGGCCAGACTGCTCAAGCCGCATGGCGGCGTGGTGATGTGGCGCGCCTTCGTCTATGCCAGCCAGAACCCGGAAGACCGCTTCAAACAGGCCTATGACGAGTTCAAGCCGCTTGATGGCAAGTTCGATGATAATGTCATCATCCAGATCAAGAACGGCCCGATTGATTTCCAGCCGCGTGAGCCGTTTTCGCCCTTGTTTGGTGCGCTGAAAAAGACGCACGAGATGATGGAGGTCGAGATCACCAAGGAATATGTCGGCCAGGCCACGCACCTCGTCTATCTCGGCACCATGTGGCAGGAAGCCCTGCAAGCCGATACCTGGCAACAGGGCAAGGGCACGACCGTGGCGAAGGTGGTCGATGGTCAGGTCTATCATGACGATCTGACGGCGATGGCCGGCGTGTCCAATATCGGCGCCGACCGCAACTGGACGGGATCGGACTTCGATCAGGCCAACTGGTACGCCTATGGCCGCCTCGCCTGGAACCCGCAAGCCGATGCGCAGGCTATCGCCACCGACTGGGTGAAGATGACCTTCTCCAATGATCCGGCCTTCGTTGCGCCGGTGGTTAAGATGATGATGGGTTCGCGCGAAGCGATGGTCGATTATATGACGCCGCTGGGCCTGCATCACCAGATGGCGACCGGCCACCATTACGGGCCGGGGCCGTGGGTCTGTAATCTGGCGCGCCCGGAATGGAATCCCTGCTATTACAGCAAGGCGGACGTGAATGGCATTGGCTTTGACCGCACGAAAACCGGCTCAGACGCCCTGTCGCAATATGCCCCTGAAGTGGCCGCGCAATGGAATGATCCGAAGACGACAGATCCGCGCTATCTGCTGTGGTTCCATCATGTGCCGTGGACTTTCGTGTCAGCCGACGGCAAGCCTTTGTGGCCTGACATGATCGCCCATTATGATGCGGGCGTTGACTATGTCCACGCGATGCAGGCGACCTGGGCGGGGCTTAAGTCTTATGTCGATCCGCAGCGTTTCCAGGCCGTCAGCGACAATCTGCGCATTCAGGCGCGCGAGGCCAAATGGTGGCGCGACGCTTCGATTGCCTATTTCCAGAGCGTCAATCACCTGCCCTTGCCGGCGGGCGTCGCCGCCCCGGAAAAGAGCCTCAGCTATTATGAATCGCTGCAATTCCCCAATGCGCCGGGGCAGGGCGAGTAA
- the uxaC gene encoding glucuronate isomerase, giving the protein MKPLVLHPDRLLPAEPGQRAVARRLYDGVKALPIISPHGHTDPQWFADNAPFADPASLLIQPDHYVFRMLYSQGVPLEALGIPTLDGIPVERDPRKVWRIFARHYHLFRGTPSRMWLDWVFAEVFGLDVRLDAETADLYYDRIDASLREPAFLPRALFERFNIEVIATTEGPLDDLGHHKKLQTSGWAGRVITAYRPDAVTDPETAGFARNLILFGQMANEDISSWQGYLRAHEKRRADFRALGATSTDHGHLRATTADLSIVDCEALYARVRTGAATPAEADLFRAQMLTEMARMSVEDGMVMQLHPGVYRSHNPHLLARFGMNMGADIPLPGEFVHGLKPLLDRFGHDLRLSLILFTLDETTYARELAPLAGHYPALKIGPAWWFNDSPEGMRRFREQVTETAGFYNTVGFNDDTRAFLSIPARHDVARRMDCVWLAQLVGEHRIVEDEAHELARALAYDLAKAAYRL; this is encoded by the coding sequence GTGAAACCCCTCGTCCTGCACCCTGATCGGCTGTTGCCTGCTGAACCCGGCCAGCGCGCCGTGGCGCGCCGTCTCTATGACGGCGTGAAGGCCCTGCCGATCATCTCACCGCACGGCCACACCGATCCGCAGTGGTTTGCCGATAATGCGCCCTTTGCCGACCCGGCCAGCCTGCTGATCCAGCCCGACCACTATGTCTTTCGGATGCTCTATTCTCAAGGCGTGCCGCTGGAGGCGCTGGGGATACCGACACTGGACGGCATACCGGTCGAGCGCGATCCGCGCAAGGTCTGGCGCATCTTTGCCCGCCACTATCACCTGTTTCGCGGCACGCCATCGCGCATGTGGCTCGACTGGGTGTTCGCCGAGGTCTTTGGGCTCGACGTGCGCTTGGACGCGGAAACGGCTGATCTCTATTATGACCGGATCGACGCCAGTCTGCGTGAACCGGCCTTTTTGCCGCGCGCGCTTTTTGAGCGCTTCAATATCGAGGTGATCGCCACGACCGAAGGGCCGCTCGATGATCTCGGCCACCACAAAAAGCTGCAAACATCGGGCTGGGCGGGCCGGGTGATCACCGCCTATCGCCCGGATGCCGTCACCGACCCCGAAACCGCCGGTTTTGCCCGTAATCTCATCCTTTTCGGCCAGATGGCCAATGAGGATATTTCGAGCTGGCAGGGCTATCTGCGCGCCCATGAAAAGCGCCGCGCCGACTTTCGCGCACTGGGCGCCACCTCAACCGATCATGGCCATTTGCGCGCCACCACGGCCGACCTGTCAATAGTTGATTGCGAGGCGCTCTATGCACGGGTGCGAACCGGTGCGGCCACCCCCGCCGAGGCCGATCTGTTCCGCGCCCAGATGCTGACCGAAATGGCGCGCATGTCGGTTGAAGACGGTATGGTGATGCAGCTTCACCCCGGCGTTTACCGCAGCCATAATCCGCATCTGCTGGCGCGCTTCGGCATGAATATGGGGGCCGATATTCCGCTGCCCGGCGAATTTGTCCACGGGCTGAAACCGCTGCTCGACCGCTTCGGCCATGATCTGCGCCTGTCGCTGATCCTGTTTACCCTCGATGAAACCACCTATGCCCGCGAACTGGCCCCGCTGGCCGGTCACTATCCGGCTTTGAAGATCGGCCCGGCCTGGTGGTTTAACGACTCACCCGAAGGGATGCGCCGCTTCCGCGAGCAGGTGACCGAGACGGCGGGCTTTTATAATACGGTCGGTTTCAATGACGACACGCGCGCCTTCCTGTCGATTCCGGCCCGTCATGATGTGGCGCGGCGCATGGATTGTGTCTGGCTGGCCCAGCTTGTCGGCGAACACCGGATTGTCGAAGACGAGGCGCACGAACTGGCCCGGGCGCTGGCCTATGATCTGGCCAAGGCGGCCTACAGGTTATGA
- a CDS encoding MFS transporter: MEVSNAAAGIAPPPIKPSGHIRWIICFILFLAVVLSYIDRLVISVLKPHLAAEYHWSETGYADMALYFQLVYGIGFLIAGRVIDRIGAKFGYALAITMWTIGHMLQAAVTTTTGMIWARLPLALGEAATYPAALVAVNNWFPQSERGLAIGILNAGANVGAVVTPLLVPFLMLAFGWRSAFIVTGLLSFLWLAIWLLFYQKPRQHKLTTPAEIAWIESEPQVVDKRPVPYRRILATPQAWAYMAGRFLIDPVWWTFLFWLPAFFAKQFGVKDMGFGAPLVAIYVLADLGSIFGGWISGRFLKAGWSTNRARKTGMAIMAAVVLPVAFAGFVPQEWMAVVLIGLACAGHQGFSTNLFTVPGDLFPHRASGTVAGLGGLAGAAGGMLMAKFAGIILQTTHGDYAPIFMVSACAYFVALLVVHLICPRWGKAKIDDVESVAA; this comes from the coding sequence ATGGAAGTCTCCAATGCGGCGGCCGGTATTGCGCCACCCCCCATAAAGCCCTCCGGCCATATCCGCTGGATCATCTGCTTCATCCTGTTCCTCGCCGTCGTGCTGTCCTATATCGACCGGCTGGTCATCTCGGTGCTGAAGCCCCATCTGGCGGCGGAATATCACTGGTCGGAAACCGGCTATGCCGATATGGCGCTCTATTTTCAGCTCGTTTACGGCATCGGCTTTCTGATCGCCGGACGGGTGATCGACAGGATCGGCGCGAAGTTCGGCTATGCCCTGGCCATTACGATGTGGACCATCGGCCATATGTTGCAGGCGGCGGTCACCACCACGACCGGCATGATCTGGGCGCGCCTGCCGCTGGCACTCGGCGAAGCGGCCACCTATCCGGCGGCGCTGGTGGCGGTCAATAACTGGTTCCCGCAAAGCGAGCGCGGCCTGGCCATCGGCATCCTCAATGCCGGGGCCAATGTCGGGGCCGTGGTGACGCCGCTTCTGGTGCCCTTCCTGATGCTGGCCTTCGGCTGGCGCTCGGCCTTTATCGTCACCGGCCTCCTGTCGTTCCTGTGGCTGGCCATCTGGCTGCTGTTTTATCAAAAACCGCGCCAGCATAAGCTGACCACGCCTGCCGAAATCGCCTGGATCGAATCCGAGCCGCAGGTTGTCGATAAGCGCCCCGTGCCCTATCGCCGCATCCTGGCCACGCCGCAGGCCTGGGCCTATATGGCCGGACGCTTTTTGATCGATCCGGTGTGGTGGACGTTTCTGTTCTGGCTGCCCGCCTTTTTCGCCAAACAGTTCGGCGTCAAGGATATGGGCTTCGGCGCGCCTCTGGTGGCCATCTATGTGCTGGCCGATTTAGGCTCGATCTTCGGCGGCTGGATTTCGGGACGCTTCCTCAAGGCGGGCTGGTCGACCAACCGCGCCCGCAAGACCGGCATGGCGATCATGGCCGCCGTCGTCCTGCCCGTGGCCTTCGCCGGTTTCGTGCCGCAGGAATGGATGGCCGTGGTGCTGATTGGCCTGGCCTGCGCCGGGCATCAGGGCTTTTCGACCAACCTGTTTACTGTGCCGGGCGATCTGTTTCCACACCGCGCTTCGGGCACGGTGGCGGGTCTGGGCGGACTGGCCGGCGCGGCGGGCGGCATGTTGATGGCCAAGTTCGCCGGTATCATCCTGCAAACCACGCATGGCGATTACGCGCCGATCTTCATGGTGTCGGCCTGCGCCTATTTTGTGGCCCTGCTGGTGGTGCATCTGATCTGCCCGCGCTGGGGCAAGGCCAAAATTGATGATGTAGAAAGTGTCGCCGCGTGA
- the manD gene encoding D-mannonate dehydratase ManD: MSGQARAKIISARVIITCPGRNFVTLKIETDQGVYGIGDATLNGRELAVAAYLEEHVIPCLIGRDAHQIEDVWQFLYRGAYWRRGPVTMTAIAAVDMALWDIKGKIAGLPVYQLMGGACREAMMVYGHANGVSIEETVEVAQSYKEQGYKAIRLQCGVPGLSSTYGVSKDKMFYEPADADLPTENLWDTEAYMRVVPKLFSAAREALGDEPHLLHDVHHRLTPIEAGRLGRDLEPYRPFWLEDAVVAENQENFRLIRQHTTTPLAVGEIFSSLWDCKDLIQNQLIDYIRATVVHAGGLTHLKRIAAFAEVFGVRTGCHGATDLSPVTMAAALHFGRSIPNFGIQEYMRHTEATDEVFPHGYRFDNGLLYAPETPGLGVDIDEAKAAKYPYSRAYLPVNRLKDGTLFNW; the protein is encoded by the coding sequence ATGTCTGGCCAGGCGCGCGCCAAAATCATCTCGGCGCGCGTCATCATCACCTGTCCGGGGCGTAATTTCGTCACGCTGAAGATCGAAACCGATCAGGGCGTCTATGGTATCGGCGACGCTACGCTGAATGGCCGCGAACTGGCCGTGGCCGCCTATCTCGAAGAGCACGTCATTCCCTGCCTGATCGGCCGCGACGCCCATCAGATCGAGGATGTCTGGCAGTTTCTCTATCGTGGCGCCTACTGGCGGCGCGGCCCGGTCACCATGACGGCCATCGCCGCCGTTGACATGGCGCTTTGGGACATCAAGGGCAAGATCGCCGGTCTGCCCGTCTATCAGCTCATGGGCGGGGCCTGCCGCGAAGCCATGATGGTCTATGGTCATGCCAATGGTGTGTCGATCGAGGAAACGGTCGAGGTGGCGCAATCCTATAAAGAGCAGGGTTATAAGGCGATCCGTCTGCAATGCGGCGTGCCGGGCCTCAGCTCAACCTATGGCGTGTCGAAGGACAAGATGTTCTACGAGCCCGCCGATGCCGACCTGCCCACCGAAAACCTGTGGGACACCGAGGCCTATATGCGCGTCGTGCCCAAGCTGTTTAGCGCCGCGCGCGAGGCCTTGGGCGATGAGCCGCACCTGCTGCACGATGTCCATCACCGCCTGACACCCATCGAGGCAGGACGGCTGGGCCGCGATCTGGAGCCCTATCGTCCGTTCTGGCTGGAGGATGCGGTCGTGGCCGAAAATCAGGAAAATTTCCGCCTGATCCGCCAGCACACCACCACGCCTCTGGCCGTCGGCGAAATCTTCTCCAGCCTGTGGGACTGCAAGGATCTGATCCAGAACCAGTTGATCGACTATATCCGCGCCACGGTCGTCCATGCCGGTGGCCTGACGCATCTGAAGCGCATCGCCGCCTTTGCCGAGGTGTTTGGTGTGCGCACCGGCTGTCATGGCGCCACCGACCTGTCGCCGGTCACGATGGCGGCGGCCCTGCATTTTGGCCGCTCGATCCCCAATTTCGGCATTCAGGAATATATGCGCCACACCGAGGCGACCGACGAGGTCTTCCCGCACGGCTACCGTTTCGACAATGGCCTGCTCTATGCGCCCGAAACGCCGGGGCTTGGGGTGGACATTGATGAGGCCAAGGCGGCGAAATATCCGTATAGCCGCGCCTATCTGCCGGTGAACCGCCTGAAGGACGGGACATTGTTCAACTGGTAG